In Streptomyces chartreusis NRRL 3882, the following are encoded in one genomic region:
- a CDS encoding helix-turn-helix transcriptional regulator, whose protein sequence is MKSSRLVSILLLLQTRGRMTAAQLAEELEVSVRTVYRDVEALGAAGVPLYGDAGHAGGYRLLDGYRTRLTGLTADEAEALFLAGAPGPAAQLGLGSVLAAAQLKVRAALPPGLRPHADRISGRFHLDAPGWYADADHAPHLPAVADAVWNSRVLHVRYRGWREPTDVDRRLEPYGLVLKAGRWYVVAGPGPRTYRVDQILELANRDEEFTRPEGFDLAAYWAAHQRDFHDRLHHGEAVVRLAPGTTLSGPAGEAVRRGGRTDDDGWTRATVPIESVDHAHAEFLRLGAAVEVLAPDELRSRIAGTVAELARRYGNSGASGGD, encoded by the coding sequence GTGAAGTCCAGCCGACTCGTCTCGATCCTCCTGCTGCTCCAGACCCGCGGCCGGATGACCGCCGCGCAGCTCGCCGAGGAGCTGGAGGTCTCGGTCCGTACCGTCTACCGGGACGTGGAGGCCCTCGGTGCCGCCGGGGTCCCGCTGTACGGCGACGCGGGCCACGCCGGCGGCTACCGCCTGCTCGACGGCTACCGCACACGTCTGACGGGCCTCACCGCCGACGAGGCCGAGGCCCTCTTCCTCGCGGGTGCCCCCGGCCCCGCCGCGCAGCTCGGACTCGGCTCGGTCCTGGCCGCCGCCCAGCTCAAGGTGCGCGCCGCCCTGCCGCCCGGGCTGCGCCCGCACGCCGACCGGATCAGCGGCCGTTTCCACCTGGACGCACCCGGCTGGTACGCGGACGCCGACCACGCCCCTCACCTTCCGGCCGTCGCGGACGCCGTCTGGAACAGCCGCGTGCTGCACGTCCGCTACCGGGGCTGGCGCGAGCCCACCGATGTGGACCGCCGCCTGGAGCCCTACGGGCTGGTGCTGAAGGCGGGCCGCTGGTATGTCGTCGCCGGGCCCGGCCCACGTACCTACCGGGTCGACCAGATCCTCGAACTCGCCAACCGGGACGAGGAGTTCACCCGACCCGAGGGCTTCGACCTGGCCGCGTACTGGGCGGCGCACCAGCGAGACTTCCACGACCGGCTGCACCACGGGGAGGCGGTGGTGCGACTGGCCCCGGGGACGACGCTCTCCGGCCCGGCGGGGGAGGCCGTACGGCGCGGCGGACGTACGGACGACGACGGCTGGACACGCGCCACGGTCCCCATCGAGTCCGTCGACCACGCACACGCCGAGTTCCTGCGCCTGGGCGCGGCCGTCGAGGTGCTGGCCCCGGACGAACTGCGGTCGAGGATCGCCGGGACCGTGGCCGAACTGGCGAGGCGGTACGGCAACTCCGGTGCGTCCGGCGGCGACTGA
- a CDS encoding rhamnogalacturonan lyase yields the protein MKHPHRHRRRHLLLPVAAVTAALLGAGLTFTTGDTAEAATARQAEELDRGVVSVHTGSGNLVSWRWLGTDPNDVSFNVYRAGTKVNATPITGSTNYFHSGAPSHADYTVRAVVNGVEQGDSVHAIQFRTGYKDVPISPPAGGTAPGNSPYTYEANDASVGDLDGDGALDIVLKWQPTNAKDNSQSGYTGNTIVDGIKLDGTRLWRIDLGRNIRSGAHYTQFQVYDYDGDGKAEVAMKTADGTRDGTGAVIGSSSADHRNSSGYVLSGPEFLTMFNGQTGKAMQSVDYVPGRGTVSSWGDNYGNRVDRFLAGTAYLDGARPSLIMARGYYTRTVIAAWDWRGGQFTRRWTFDTTSSTNSGKGYDGQGNHSLSVADVDADGKDEIVYGAMTVDDNGNGLWTTRLGHGDAGHVGDLNPSRAGLEYFKVSEDSSKPGSWMADARTGQILWQTASGSDNGRGVAADIYAGSAGAEAWSAADTTLRSATGASLGREPSSVNFLSWWDGDPVRELLDGTRIDKYGTSGDTRLLTGSGVSSNNGTKSTPVLSGDILGDWREEVVWRTSDNTALRIYSTPHETSTKITTLLHDTQYRTALAWQNTAYNQPPHPSFFIGNGMPTAPRPTVHTP from the coding sequence GTGAAGCACCCGCACAGGCACCGCAGACGCCACCTGCTGCTCCCCGTCGCCGCCGTCACTGCGGCGCTCCTCGGCGCCGGCCTCACGTTCACCACCGGCGACACTGCCGAGGCCGCCACCGCCCGGCAGGCCGAGGAGCTGGACCGGGGCGTGGTCAGCGTCCACACCGGCAGCGGAAACCTGGTCAGCTGGCGCTGGCTGGGAACCGACCCGAACGACGTGTCGTTCAACGTGTACCGGGCCGGTACGAAGGTCAACGCGACCCCGATCACCGGCTCCACCAACTACTTCCACTCCGGCGCTCCCTCACACGCCGACTACACCGTCCGCGCGGTCGTGAACGGGGTGGAGCAGGGCGACTCGGTGCACGCGATCCAGTTCCGCACCGGCTACAAGGACGTCCCGATCTCTCCGCCCGCGGGTGGCACGGCCCCGGGCAACTCGCCGTACACCTACGAGGCCAACGACGCCAGTGTGGGTGATCTGGACGGTGACGGTGCGCTGGACATCGTGCTGAAGTGGCAGCCGACCAACGCCAAGGACAACTCCCAGTCCGGTTACACCGGCAACACGATCGTCGACGGCATCAAGCTCGACGGCACCCGGCTGTGGCGTATCGACCTGGGCCGCAACATCCGCTCCGGCGCGCACTACACGCAGTTCCAGGTGTACGACTACGACGGTGACGGCAAGGCCGAGGTCGCCATGAAGACCGCCGACGGCACCAGGGACGGCACCGGCGCGGTCATCGGCTCCTCCTCGGCCGACCACCGCAACTCCAGCGGATACGTGCTGTCCGGGCCGGAGTTCCTGACGATGTTCAACGGGCAGACGGGCAAGGCGATGCAGAGCGTCGACTACGTCCCGGGTCGCGGCACCGTCTCCTCCTGGGGTGACAACTACGGCAACCGTGTCGACCGCTTCCTGGCCGGCACGGCCTACCTCGACGGCGCCCGCCCTTCCCTGATCATGGCGCGGGGCTACTACACCCGCACGGTCATCGCGGCCTGGGACTGGCGAGGCGGCCAGTTCACCCGCCGCTGGACCTTCGACACCACCTCCTCCACCAACAGCGGCAAGGGCTACGACGGTCAGGGCAACCACAGTCTGTCCGTCGCGGACGTGGACGCGGACGGCAAGGACGAGATCGTCTACGGCGCGATGACCGTGGACGACAACGGCAACGGGCTGTGGACGACCAGGCTGGGTCACGGAGACGCCGGTCACGTCGGGGACCTCAACCCCTCCCGGGCGGGCCTGGAGTACTTCAAGGTCTCCGAGGACTCGAGCAAGCCCGGCTCGTGGATGGCCGACGCCCGCACCGGTCAGATCCTGTGGCAGACGGCATCCGGCTCCGACAACGGCCGTGGAGTCGCCGCCGACATCTACGCCGGCAGCGCGGGCGCCGAGGCCTGGTCCGCCGCGGACACGACCCTGCGCTCGGCCACCGGCGCATCGCTCGGCCGGGAGCCGTCCAGCGTCAACTTCCTGTCGTGGTGGGACGGCGACCCCGTGCGCGAACTCCTCGACGGCACCCGCATCGACAAGTACGGCACCTCCGGCGACACCCGCCTGCTGACCGGATCCGGGGTCTCCTCCAACAACGGCACGAAATCCACGCCCGTCCTGTCCGGCGACATCCTCGGCGACTGGCGCGAGGAGGTCGTCTGGCGCACCAGCGACAACACCGCCCTGCGCATCTACTCGACCCCGCACGAGACCAGCACGAAGATCACGACCCTGCTCCACGACACGCAGTACCGCACGGCCCTGGCCTGGCAGAACACGGCCTACAACCAGCCCCCGCACCCGAGCTTCTTCATCGGCAACGGGATGCCCACGGCTCCGCGGCCCACCGTCCACACCCCCTGA
- a CDS encoding cellulose binding domain-containing protein produces the protein MRRTRVLTAVLALAAGLLSGAPGALAADPPSVKIAADTYSWKNARIDGGGFVPGIVFNRTEKNLAYARTDIGGAYRWQEASKTWTPLLDSVGWDDWGHTGVVSIASDSVDPDKVYAAVGTYTNSWDPKNGAVMRSSNRGASWQKANLPFKLGGNMPGRGMGERLAVDPNRNSVLYLGAPSGKGLWRSTDSGATWSQVTNFPNVGDYVQDPSDTSGYASDNQGIVWVTFDESTGASGSATKTIYVGVADKDNAVYRSTDAGATWQRLAGQPTGHLAHKGVLDAKNGYLYLAYSDKGGPYDGGKGQLWRYATGTGTWTDISPVAEADTFYGFSGLTVDRQKPSTVMATAYSAWWPDTQIFRSTDSGATWTKAWDYTSYPNRENRYTMDVSSSPWLSWGANPQPPEQTPKLGWMTEALEIDPFNSNRMMYGTGATIYGTENLTNWDSGGKFAVRPMVQGLEETAVNDLASSPSGAPLLSALGDVGGFRHTDLGKVPSMMFTQPNFTTTTSLDFAESNPNTVVRVGNLDSGPHIAFSTDNGANWFAGTDPSGVSGGGTVAAAADGSRFVWSPEGAGVHHATGFGTSWQASGGIPSGAIVESDRVDPKTFYGFKSGKFYVSTDGGATFKESPATGLPGGDSVRFKALPGGKGDVWLAGGANDGAYGLWHSTDGGTSFTKLSNVEQADTIGFGKAAPGASYQTLYTSAKIGGVRGIFRSTDKGASWTRINDDAHQWGWTGAAITGDPRVYGRVYVSTNGRGVIYGDSSDGGTTGPGPGPEPAGACKVTYKVASQWSGGFQADVQITNTGTTPWNGWSIGWSFADGQKLTQAWNAEATQSGSTVTAKNVGWNAAVAAGSSVSFGFTANSSGTNTKPTAFKLGDQNCTVA, from the coding sequence GTGCGAAGAACCCGTGTTCTCACCGCCGTGCTCGCGTTGGCGGCCGGGTTGTTGTCCGGTGCGCCCGGCGCCCTGGCCGCTGATCCGCCGTCGGTGAAGATCGCTGCCGACACCTACTCCTGGAAGAACGCCCGGATCGACGGCGGTGGATTCGTTCCGGGCATCGTCTTCAACCGGACCGAGAAGAACCTCGCGTACGCCCGTACCGACATCGGCGGTGCCTACCGCTGGCAGGAGGCGTCGAAGACCTGGACGCCGCTGCTGGACTCCGTCGGGTGGGACGACTGGGGGCACACCGGGGTCGTCAGCATAGCCTCCGACTCCGTCGATCCCGACAAGGTGTACGCGGCGGTCGGTACGTACACCAACAGCTGGGATCCGAAGAACGGCGCGGTCATGCGCTCCTCCAACCGGGGGGCGAGCTGGCAGAAGGCGAACCTGCCGTTCAAGCTGGGCGGCAACATGCCGGGCCGGGGCATGGGCGAGCGGCTGGCCGTCGACCCGAACCGCAACAGCGTGCTGTACCTGGGCGCGCCCAGCGGCAAGGGACTGTGGCGGTCGACGGACTCGGGGGCCACCTGGTCGCAGGTGACGAACTTCCCGAACGTCGGCGACTACGTGCAGGATCCGAGTGACACGTCCGGGTACGCGTCCGACAACCAGGGCATCGTCTGGGTCACCTTCGACGAGTCCACGGGCGCGTCGGGCAGCGCCACGAAGACGATCTACGTCGGGGTCGCCGACAAGGACAACGCGGTGTACCGCTCGACGGACGCGGGCGCGACCTGGCAGCGGCTGGCCGGGCAGCCCACCGGCCATCTCGCCCACAAGGGCGTCCTGGACGCGAAGAACGGCTACCTGTACCTCGCCTACAGCGACAAGGGCGGCCCGTACGACGGCGGCAAGGGGCAGCTGTGGCGGTACGCGACCGGGACCGGTACCTGGACGGACATCAGCCCGGTGGCGGAGGCCGACACGTTCTACGGCTTCAGCGGGCTGACGGTGGACCGGCAGAAGCCGAGCACGGTGATGGCGACCGCGTACAGCGCCTGGTGGCCGGACACGCAGATCTTCCGCTCCACGGACAGCGGTGCGACCTGGACCAAGGCGTGGGACTACACGTCGTACCCCAACCGCGAGAACCGCTACACCATGGACGTCTCGTCCTCGCCGTGGCTGTCCTGGGGCGCGAACCCGCAGCCGCCGGAGCAGACTCCGAAGCTGGGGTGGATGACGGAGGCCCTGGAGATCGACCCGTTCAACTCCAACCGCATGATGTACGGGACGGGCGCGACGATCTACGGCACCGAGAACCTCACGAACTGGGACAGCGGCGGGAAGTTCGCCGTCAGGCCGATGGTGCAGGGGCTGGAGGAGACGGCGGTCAACGACCTCGCCTCTTCCCCGTCCGGGGCCCCGCTGCTCAGCGCGCTCGGTGACGTCGGCGGCTTCCGGCACACGGACCTGGGCAAGGTGCCGTCGATGATGTTCACGCAGCCGAACTTCACGACCACCACGAGTCTGGACTTCGCCGAGTCGAACCCGAACACGGTCGTCCGGGTGGGCAACCTCGACTCGGGCCCGCACATCGCGTTCTCGACGGACAACGGCGCCAATTGGTTCGCGGGGACCGACCCCTCGGGCGTGAGCGGCGGCGGCACCGTCGCGGCGGCGGCCGACGGCAGCCGGTTCGTGTGGAGCCCCGAGGGCGCCGGCGTGCACCACGCGACGGGCTTCGGCACGTCGTGGCAGGCGTCCGGTGGGATCCCCTCCGGGGCGATCGTCGAATCGGACCGCGTCGACCCGAAGACCTTCTACGGCTTCAAGTCCGGGAAGTTCTACGTGAGCACGGACGGCGGGGCCACGTTCAAGGAGTCACCGGCGACGGGGCTGCCCGGCGGTGACAGTGTCCGCTTCAAGGCGCTGCCCGGCGGGAAGGGCGACGTGTGGCTGGCGGGCGGCGCGAACGACGGGGCGTACGGCCTGTGGCACTCGACGGACGGCGGCACGAGCTTCACGAAGCTGTCGAACGTCGAGCAGGCCGACACCATCGGCTTCGGCAAGGCGGCCCCCGGCGCCTCCTACCAGACGCTCTACACCAGCGCGAAGATCGGCGGCGTACGCGGCATCTTCCGCTCCACGGACAAGGGCGCGAGCTGGACGCGCATCAACGACGACGCCCACCAGTGGGGCTGGACGGGTGCGGCCATCACCGGCGACCCGAGGGTGTACGGCCGGGTGTACGTGTCGACCAACGGCCGTGGCGTCATCTACGGCGACAGCTCCGACGGCGGCACCACGGGGCCCGGGCCCGGCCCCGAGCCGGCCGGTGCCTGCAAGGTGACGTACAAGGTCGCGAGCCAGTGGTCGGGCGGCTTCCAGGCCGACGTGCAGATCACCAACACCGGCACCACCCCCTGGAACGGCTGGTCGATCGGCTGGTCCTTCGCCGACGGCCAGAAGCTGACCCAGGCGTGGAACGCCGAGGCCACGCAGTCGGGTTCGACGGTGACGGCCAAGAACGTCGGCTGGAACGCGGCCGTGGCGGCGGGCTCGTCCGTGAGCTTCGGCTTCACGGCCAACTCGTCGGGGACGAACACGAAACCGACCGCGTTCAAGCTGGGCGACCAGAACTGCACGGTCGCCTGA